A portion of the Bacteroides faecium genome contains these proteins:
- a CDS encoding Rpn family recombination-promoting nuclease/putative transposase: MRYLDPKADLTFKRVFGEHPDLVMSLLNALLPLSPNQEVTDIEYLPVELVPDNPLRKNSIVDVRCRDNYGRTFLVEMQMIWTPEFKQRVLFNASKAYVRQLDAGEQYELLQPVYSLNLVNDIFEPELNDEYYHYYRLVHVEHTDKVIEGLHLIFVELPKFTPHSYSERKMQVLWLRYLTEINERTREIPAELLASPELKKAVNALEESAFTDAQLAGYEKFWDIISVEKTLLNSAERKGMAKGMAKGMAEGMAEGHKEVARNLKKVGISTAIIMQTTGLSEKEIEEL, encoded by the coding sequence ATGAGATACTTAGACCCCAAAGCCGACCTGACGTTCAAACGTGTTTTCGGCGAGCACCCCGACTTGGTGATGAGCTTGCTAAATGCTTTGCTACCACTTTCCCCCAATCAAGAAGTGACTGATATAGAATACCTTCCTGTCGAGTTGGTGCCGGACAACCCGTTACGCAAGAACAGCATCGTTGATGTTCGTTGCCGCGACAATTACGGCCGCACCTTTCTGGTGGAGATGCAAATGATATGGACGCCCGAATTCAAACAGCGTGTATTGTTCAACGCCTCGAAAGCTTACGTGCGGCAGCTGGACGCCGGCGAGCAGTATGAGCTCCTGCAGCCCGTATATTCGCTGAATCTAGTGAACGATATCTTCGAACCGGAATTGAATGACGAATACTATCATTACTACCGTTTGGTGCACGTGGAGCATACGGACAAGGTGATAGAGGGATTGCATCTGATATTTGTGGAGCTTCCCAAGTTTACTCCACATAGCTACAGCGAGAGAAAAATGCAAGTGCTGTGGCTGCGATATCTAACCGAGATAAACGAACGGACCCGTGAAATCCCCGCAGAACTGCTTGCCAGTCCTGAACTTAAAAAAGCTGTTAATGCCCTTGAGGAATCAGCTTTTACGGATGCACAATTGGCTGGATATGAAAAGTTCTGGGATATTATAAGCGTAGAAAAAACGCTTTTAAACAGCGCAGAACGAAAAGGTATGGCAAAAGGTATGGCAAAAGGTATGGCAGAAGGTATGGCAGAAGGACACAAAGAAGTAGCTCGTAATTTAAAAAAAGTCGGAATATCGACTGCAATCATTATGCAGACTACCGGTCTATCGGAAAAAGAGATTGAAGAACTGTAA
- a CDS encoding MutS-related protein, translating into MTYLDTDKQTYADLSITESASNEQVIYSLFSKTETKQGKLLVLEWMMHPLSDLDTIRKRQEAIAWGALPELLLQEEELDFIEYYLSYCDGIRKANVLLSCATIIDRLLRHDSKRYVICRGVKLVVHLLHRLEKWATGLNKDAPQLMKESVSMINGILHGSELEEVLAQTYGKEKRLSNYAIDKYDYLFRCVRLQSLKELLSVVYLLDACRTVHRVAKEKDFCYTPTMVQTMEFSVEGVVHPFVKDGQTNSWEMSRGNICIFTGSNMAGKSTTLKALALSVWLAHCGLPVPVKSMICPLYEGIYTSINLPDSLRDGRSHFMAEVLRIKEVMQKAVTGKRCLVVLDEMFRGTNAKDAIEASVAVNGLLENFSHCHFLISTHILEYAKTFEEDPSCCFYYMEAEIVNDTFVCPHRLLKGISEARVGYWVVKKLLSDLKYS; encoded by the coding sequence ATGACATACCTGGATACTGATAAACAGACCTATGCAGACCTGAGCATTACAGAGAGCGCAAGTAATGAGCAGGTCATCTATTCTTTGTTTTCTAAAACGGAAACAAAACAAGGCAAGTTATTGGTCTTGGAATGGATGATGCATCCGCTAAGCGATTTGGACACAATTCGTAAGCGCCAGGAAGCTATTGCGTGGGGAGCTTTGCCGGAGCTTCTTTTACAGGAAGAAGAATTGGACTTTATTGAATATTATCTGTCATATTGTGACGGGATACGGAAGGCGAATGTTCTGCTTTCTTGTGCTACTATCATTGATCGTTTATTGAGACATGATTCTAAACGCTATGTGATTTGTAGAGGAGTAAAGCTGGTGGTTCATTTGCTGCATCGTTTAGAAAAATGGGCAACGGGACTGAACAAAGACGCCCCACAATTAATGAAAGAATCTGTCAGTATGATCAATGGTATTCTGCACGGGAGTGAATTGGAAGAAGTGTTGGCGCAGACCTACGGCAAAGAAAAGCGGCTGTCTAATTATGCAATAGACAAGTATGATTATTTGTTCCGGTGTGTCCGGCTGCAATCTTTAAAGGAATTATTGTCTGTTGTTTATTTATTGGATGCTTGCCGGACAGTTCATCGGGTAGCAAAAGAAAAGGATTTTTGCTATACTCCCACGATGGTGCAAACGATGGAATTTTCGGTGGAAGGAGTTGTTCACCCTTTTGTGAAAGACGGGCAGACGAATAGTTGGGAGATGTCACGGGGAAATATATGTATTTTTACAGGTTCTAATATGGCAGGTAAATCAACTACTTTAAAGGCATTGGCGCTATCTGTTTGGCTGGCGCATTGCGGTTTGCCTGTTCCTGTAAAATCTATGATTTGCCCTCTTTATGAAGGTATTTATACTTCAATTAATTTACCGGATTCCTTGCGGGACGGGCGAAGCCACTTTATGGCCGAAGTGCTCCGTATAAAAGAAGTAATGCAAAAGGCTGTGACAGGGAAACGTTGTCTGGTAGTGCTGGATGAGATGTTTCGCGGGACTAATGCAAAAGATGCTATTGAAGCTTCGGTTGCCGTCAATGGATTATTGGAGAATTTTTCTCATTGCCATTTTCTTATATCGACACATATTCTGGAGTATGCAAAAACGTTTGAGGAAGACCCTTCCTGCTGTTTCTATTATATGGAAGCGGAAATTGTAAATGATACTTTTGTCTGTCCTCATCGCCTACTGAAGGGCATTTCGGAAGCCAGAGTCGGGTATTGGGTAGTGAAAAAGCTATTGTCTGATTTGAAATACTCTTGA